In the genome of Brachypodium distachyon strain Bd21 chromosome 3, Brachypodium_distachyon_v3.0, whole genome shotgun sequence, the window GAGAGAGCAAACTATGCATTCAGAGAGAGCAGATATATGCTATATATCACCCATCCCAACGTGTCCCTGAAACCCAACAAATGGTAGTAGTATAGTACGTGCTTCTTTCTAGGCTAGCTTCTTCTAGCTGCTGCTGGTTAGGTACATCATGTGCATACACTAATTATAAAATTTTATGATGATGTAGCTAAGCTAAGCTTATAAGCAGCATATATGCGGTGGCCGGATGATGAATATGCATATGTCCCCTCTTGACAAGACCACACCTGCCTAGTTTACTTGGCTACAGTCTATATGGATCTGTGTGGGCTTTGAAAATCTTGGCAAAAGGTGCGTGGGGGCTCTGTCATGGTAGGAGCATCCAGGACCCTGGATCTGCTACAGTTGCTGCTGCCGAAAAAGAAATCTCTGTTCGTCTAGAACTTAGATCTGTATGTACCCTGCAACCTGCTGACTGCTGGGCTTACCATAAGAAAAAAGTATGTGCTGAGCTAAGTGCAAGATTTCATCTGGCCGTACAATTATTTGTTTTCCATCATAACCAAGACACTGGTACTCTTGATCGAGTACTGCAGAGACTTCAtgtccctccgtccaacaacaaggatgtctcaattttgactaaatttaaatgcatatatatactaaGTCACATCTAgatatttttaaattttgacaaatttgagacatccttctgttggacggagggagtagtaattttCTCACTTCCGATCCCATGTGTTTGATCAATTGGGGTTTTCTGTTCTGTCGTAGGTATAGGGAAATCATATGGTCTCTGTTCAGAACATCGCAAGTTATTtactctgtccaacaaaagatgtctcaagtttgtcaaaatttgaatgtatctagatatgacttagtgtatagatgcattcaaatttgttcaaaattgagacatcctttgttggacggagggagtatgaataTTGCTGGAATCTCGATTGGCGAGCTGTTAATTAGCAGTCTATCTCTTTTCGATCAATATGATGGAATCTTGCTAACTTTTATAATATTTAGCGTATTAATTAGTTCATTTCTTTTGCATGAAACATTTGGAAACAGCTGAAGGAAACACACCAAAAATGATTGAGCAGAGTGGCAATGCAAGAGAGCAAGCTGATCTCTGAAGCAGCGATAGCATTAATTGAGCTAGTGagatgcatcatgcatgttgTCATATATGATACACAAATGATtaaagttttgttttcttggcAAGGAACTGATCAGGATGACGATCTATACATATATGCACagtgtatgcatgcatgcagatgctctagtacacacacatatatattatCTGGAGTTGGGTCCTCCAGGTTCTGGCCTGTTCCCACATATACAAATAATACAATGCAGATATTGATATATATGATGATGCGAATCTGACAGGAGATTTGGTCGGTCGGTCGGCATGAACATGATGGAGATGAGATATATGGACATCAGTCCACGTACACACAACGTACTTCGAGGCTGCTGATTGATAGATAGCATAATTTATCAGACAGAATAGGTACATACTCTTTAGCTTGGCCGGACCATCATATGATAATTTATCAGACATATATAACAGGTTTCTTGTCAACACTTGGCCATCCAGTCCATGCTCAACTCTCCGTCCACAAATTACTCTTTAAAGTGTAGCTTCAGGCACAGTTTAGTGGGTCTGGGCTCCTGTGGGCGATAAGGTGGGCCTGGGCTCCTGTGGGCGATCACCTGGGCCTACTCTTTAGCATGACCGGACCATCATATGCTAATCTGGCCCAACTGCTTATACGTTTCTTTAACAGCCTGTTCGACGGCCCTCGGAGATGAAATGGAATCAGATTTTTCATAGGGTTTGGATGAATTTGAATTATAGATATAAAAATCATGTGTCtgccacatggatttgtagacaCCTTTGTAGAATGagacaaattcagagaaaTGATGCCTTTTGGAGAGAAATTGAGATTATATGTACCCCAAATCTAAGTTGAAATTATGTAAATCTCACACTGGTGGCAGGTCAGTAAAACACTCTTTGTTTCCATGTTAGAACTCCAAGCTGGCATATATGATGATGAGTTGGTCTGTTCACAAATTAATTCTAGAGGACTTGGCAACCAAAATGAAATCCTCACATGATCAGATGAACATTCAGTGAAGTCCAGGGTTGTGATTTGATATTTGATTATAGGCATGCTCTTATTATTATGTTGCTTATTATTGCATACATAGTGTATGTATGTAGAGAGGGAGAAAAGTAGCAAAATATTATTCATCTGAATGTGATCCAACATTGAAACTTACAGAGGCTTGCACAAAAACTGCAGAGCTCTCCACCTTAAGCCTACAAACTAAGAATACCATATCCATATAATAATGCAAAAGGAAATGCGAGGGGTAGAAAATAGAAGAGAAGTAggaagcaaaagaagaaaaagagaggaacTATTCAAGGAACTAGTAAGCTTCCATCCAAGCTTGGCAAAGAGAGACCTATATTATCCTCCCTAGTGTACATCACGCCCGACGAGAAGCACAAGACGTTGTCGTCGCCAGCCGCATCTTCATATTTGGCGGCACCGGACAACAAAGCCCGTGGATGTTTCGAGCACGCAACCAAATTACATTGCCCTGAGCAGGTTCTACATGTTAGCTGCTCTCCTTGACTTCGACAGGCTTCGCCGCAACAGATGAATCCCCGGCAGGGCCTTTATCGGCCAAAGGGCTAACGCTCTTGGCCTCACCACCAAGCCGCACAGCCTGTGCGAAACTCTTGGTGATATGACCCACCAGGTCGGTGGGTACAGCCAAGGGCTTCTTGGGCTCAACAACGCTAGAACTCTTGGCGATAGGACCGACTAGGTCAGCGGGGACAGCAAGGGGCTTCTTGGGCTCAACAACGCTAGAACTCTTGGCGATGTGACCCACCTGATCAGTGGGGACAGTCAAGGGCTTCTTGGGCTCAACAGCACTAGAGCTGGATATCTGCTGTTGCTGATGCAGCCGTGCCTTGTTCTCCAGCAACGCTTTCTCACGTTCCTCATAAAAGTCAAAGTCATCAAGGATCGACGCATCGTCCTCATGATCCTTGAAGATTTTAAGCATCTCCAGTCCTCGTTCCAGTTTCACCTAAAATACGCTCCAATATGTATTAGTGGCACAGCGAAGTACTGATATCAAGTAGCTGCAATAAATCAATGTGTGCAGTACCCTACCAACATGATGAGTGGGATCATAAAGAGCGGTAATCAGAACACAGTAAATGTTCAAATCAAGCAACAAGTAGAAGATATTTAAAAAAACGTACCTCTTGTGTGTCCCGGCTGTTAGTTACAGGTTTATTGTCGTTGTTTTCAAGAATTATATGACGGAAGAGATTATTTGGAACGTCCTTCACTATGTGCCACTTAACAGGGAACTGTCCCGTCCACTTATCTTGCTGCCAGTAGTCCACACTCTTCTCAAAATTCACTGGACCAGTCATCTCTGCAACACCGCAGAACTGTGCGCTAGCATTCACCTGGGCATGTTGTTCCAGTTATCAATTCTCAAGAAGGAATAACAAATCTGGGAACCTAAAAAAGAATAACATAGGAAAACAGGGATGAGGCTTTGATTACCGAAAACAGCAGAAAAATGGGACAATGTTCTCCCTTCTCCTTCGCTTCATGATAGGCCGAGTCTAGTTTCTTGTTTCCGTTTGTGGTGCTGGCCCAAACACCATACTTGATGCTTTTGTGCACATTATCTTCACTGTACGATTTTATGATAAAAAATCTAGCACTTCTGTACTCCGTAACAAAGTCAGTCCTATTGTATGACACCTGGGCAACTACAGAAGAAGGCTTCACATCCATACTGGCATCCTCTGGCTGCTTCTTAGGCCTAGAAGCACGCGGACCTCGGCTTTGCTCATTGAGAAAGTCAAGTGAACCATCACAACTGCACAACAAAGCATTACCCCTTCCTCTCCTGCGCCCTTTGTCAATCGGAATAAAACTTCTACTGCTCATGCCATAGCTAGGGAAAGGACCCCTGTAATTACTGGCATGTGGGTAACTCCCACTGTGAGAGAACCCTCTTCCATAAGAGTCACTGGGGTTTCCAAAACCATAGAATGACTTCTGCTGAGGGGACATCTGAAATTggggaaaagctaagtgtcaAAAGATTGATCTTGTCCTGATATAATCAGTAATGGTCTCTTGTCAATATGGCATATATATCAGCATAGAAAGAACACAATGTAGCAGAGCAAGAGACACATCAGATAGTTCAACAGCAGTAATGGTCTTCTTGTCAATATGGCATATATATCTTGCTGAGGGGTGCGGTGGGAGGGGAGCTATGTTTCTACAATATATAtgcagacaaaaaaaaaattgatgacTAGGGACTAGATTATTCATCGATAGCAGTGAAAAGAATACCATCCCAGAAGCCATAGGAAAATTGCTTTGTCCAAATGCCCCTGATACACCACCAAAAGGTTGAGGTGAAGCTGCAGGTGATGGAAATGATCCAGTTCCTTCTGAAGATCTAAACCATTCTGAAAAATAGCATTTCAAGGAACAAAGTGATAATCACACCTTATCATGGAACATAGATCATCATGTAAACAAAGCACAGGATAGATAATAACCCGGTCTTGGCCCAAAAAGGAAGCTGTTTGGACTCAGAGTGTCAGCGATAAAAGCTCCTTGTGTTGGGTCAATTGGCATCATTGTCTCACCCTGTGATATTGGAGTAGGAGAGCTTAAATATGGCATGCCAGGTGGTACTGTTTGCTGGTAGTAAGGAGCCGAGAAGGAGAACTGCTGAGGGGAGTAGAGCTGACCATCTCCACTAACAGCAGCCGGAACAGGTGTCGAGATAGGAGAATATTGAGCATAAGGGTCATAGCCATAACCACCATGGTACATCACTGAAGGATCCTCGTTGTATACAACCTTCAATAAAAGCCAAATTAAGAAAAAGCACACTTCACAGAAGTTCTTGAAAACTAAAGAAATCTAC includes:
- the LOC100846631 gene encoding uncharacterized protein LOC100846631 isoform X2, with the protein product MMESAHGGSDRADSPEPRVDVEQKPVLAGTKEQTIARKDEKILKPTISLDSSVISLPSEGQAQAGTSNIGVEHNAAYPQHMYSPQAQPFYYPGHENPPNEWDVYPPYVSVEGLEVGPTVVYNEDPSVMYHGGYGYDPYAQYSPISTPVPAAVSGDGQLYSPQQFSFSAPYYQQTVPPGMPYLSSPTPISQGETMMPIDPTQGAFIADTLSPNSFLFGPRPEWFRSSEGTGSFPSPAASPQPFGGVSGAFGQSNFPMASGMMSPQQKSFYGFGNPSDSYGRGFSHSGSYPHASNYRGPFPSYGMSSRSFIPIDKGRRRGRGNALLCSCDGSLDFLNEQSRGPRASRPKKQPEDASMDVKPSSVVAQVSYNRTDFVTEYRSARFFIIKSYSEDNVHKSIKYGVWASTTNGNKKLDSAYHEAKEKGEHCPIFLLFSVNASAQFCGVAEMTGPVNFEKSVDYWQQDKWTGQFPVKWHIVKDVPNNLFRHIILENNDNKPVTNSRDTQEVKLERGLEMLKIFKDHEDDASILDDFDFYEEREKALLENKARLHQQQQISSSSAVEPKKPLTVPTDQVGHIAKSSSVVEPKKPLAVPADLVGPIAKSSSVVEPKKPLAVPTDLVGHITKSFAQAVRLGGEAKSVSPLADKGPAGDSSVAAKPVEVKESS
- the LOC100846631 gene encoding uncharacterized protein LOC100846631 isoform X1, whose product is MMESAHGGSDRAGPIDSPEPRVDVEQKPVLAGTKEQTIARKDEKILKPTISLDSSVISLPSEGQAQAGTSNIGVEHNAAYPQHMYSPQAQPFYYPGHENPPNEWDVYPPYVSVEGLEVGPTVVYNEDPSVMYHGGYGYDPYAQYSPISTPVPAAVSGDGQLYSPQQFSFSAPYYQQTVPPGMPYLSSPTPISQGETMMPIDPTQGAFIADTLSPNSFLFGPRPEWFRSSEGTGSFPSPAASPQPFGGVSGAFGQSNFPMASGMMSPQQKSFYGFGNPSDSYGRGFSHSGSYPHASNYRGPFPSYGMSSRSFIPIDKGRRRGRGNALLCSCDGSLDFLNEQSRGPRASRPKKQPEDASMDVKPSSVVAQVSYNRTDFVTEYRSARFFIIKSYSEDNVHKSIKYGVWASTTNGNKKLDSAYHEAKEKGEHCPIFLLFSVNASAQFCGVAEMTGPVNFEKSVDYWQQDKWTGQFPVKWHIVKDVPNNLFRHIILENNDNKPVTNSRDTQEVKLERGLEMLKIFKDHEDDASILDDFDFYEEREKALLENKARLHQQQQISSSSAVEPKKPLTVPTDQVGHIAKSSSVVEPKKPLAVPADLVGPIAKSSSVVEPKKPLAVPTDLVGHITKSFAQAVRLGGEAKSVSPLADKGPAGDSSVAAKPVEVKESS